In Chitinophagales bacterium, a single genomic region encodes these proteins:
- a CDS encoding HAD family phosphatase: MKFKAFLFDLNGTMIDDMDYHIRAWHRILNGLGANITLEEMKEQCYGKNHELLERTFPGRFTYAEKDQMSLEKEKEYQSLYTPVLLPGLADFLEKSYQQGIPMAIGSAAIMFNIDFVLDRLNLRHYFKVLVSADDVEHSKPHPETWLKCASALGVAPEDCLVFEDSPRGVEAAEAAGMHSFVLTTLHKPEDFSGFKGVVGMAGDFGGWRLDVG, from the coding sequence ATGAAATTCAAAGCCTTTCTATTCGACCTCAATGGCACCATGATCGACGATATGGATTATCATATCCGTGCCTGGCACCGGATCCTGAATGGATTGGGGGCCAATATCACGCTGGAGGAGATGAAAGAACAGTGTTACGGAAAGAACCATGAATTGCTGGAACGGACATTCCCCGGTCGTTTTACCTATGCGGAAAAGGACCAGATGAGTCTGGAAAAAGAAAAGGAATACCAATCACTTTATACCCCGGTGCTTCTCCCCGGTCTTGCCGATTTCCTGGAAAAATCCTATCAGCAGGGAATACCGATGGCCATAGGATCGGCCGCCATCATGTTCAATATTGATTTTGTATTGGACCGGCTCAACCTGCGCCATTATTTCAAGGTACTGGTCAGCGCCGATGATGTAGAACACAGCAAACCCCATCCTGAAACCTGGTTAAAATGCGCCAGTGCGTTGGGCGTAGCGCCAGAGGATTGTCTGGTCTTTGAAGACTCCCCCCGCGGCGTTGAAGCCGCCGAAGCAGCGGGTATGCATTCATTTGTTCTCACCACCTTACATAAACCGGAAGATTTTTCGGGGTTTAAAGGGGTGGTGGGGATGGCGGGGGATTTTGGCGGGTGGAGGTTGGATGTTGGATGA
- a CDS encoding galactose mutarotase gives MKKIIYPMILLSLVACSSPKEEHKPITEKEFGQFEGKKVNEYTVSNEAGMELSVINYGGAITHLKVPGKEGKVEEVVTGFSNLEGYTQRGNPFFGALIGRYGNRIGGAKFSLNGKEYQLAPNNNGNSLHGGVKGYDKVYWDIEKMPGDSSLKLTYLSRDGEEGYPGNLSVEVVYTLTHDNALKIDYKATTDAETPLNLTQHAYFNLSGEKDSTILDHELQILADNYTPVDANLIPLGTVEPVPAAMDFRQQKKIGRDIDSVVGGYDHNWVLNKTGNTLEKAAYLFHAPSGRGMEVWTTEPGLQFYSGNFLDGTLTNTRNNIKYIKHGALCLETQHFPNSPNVPGFPSTILKPGETYTQTTIYKFITAK, from the coding sequence ATGAAAAAAATTATTTATCCCATGATCCTCTTATCCCTCGTGGCCTGCTCTTCCCCCAAAGAAGAACACAAACCGATCACCGAAAAAGAATTTGGCCAGTTCGAAGGTAAAAAAGTAAACGAGTACACCGTTTCCAATGAAGCGGGAATGGAACTCAGCGTAATCAATTATGGGGGAGCCATCACCCATCTCAAAGTTCCTGGCAAGGAAGGAAAAGTGGAGGAAGTGGTCACCGGCTTTTCCAATCTCGAAGGCTATACACAAAGAGGGAACCCCTTTTTTGGCGCCCTTATCGGCCGCTACGGAAACCGGATCGGTGGAGCTAAGTTCTCCCTGAATGGAAAGGAGTATCAACTGGCGCCCAACAATAATGGCAACTCGCTGCACGGTGGCGTTAAGGGATATGATAAGGTCTATTGGGATATTGAAAAAATGCCCGGTGACAGCAGTTTGAAACTTACCTATCTCAGTCGCGATGGGGAAGAAGGATACCCCGGTAACCTGTCAGTTGAAGTGGTGTACACGCTTACACATGACAATGCGTTGAAAATCGATTACAAAGCGACCACCGATGCGGAGACACCGCTCAACCTAACCCAGCATGCCTATTTCAACCTGTCGGGTGAAAAGGATTCCACGATCCTGGATCATGAATTACAAATTCTGGCAGATAATTATACCCCGGTGGATGCCAACCTCATTCCTTTGGGAACAGTTGAACCGGTACCTGCAGCCATGGATTTCCGTCAGCAAAAAAAGATCGGCCGGGATATTGATTCGGTCGTTGGTGGATATGATCACAACTGGGTACTTAATAAAACCGGAAATACGCTTGAGAAAGCAGCTTATCTCTTTCACGCACCCAGTGGAAGAGGTATGGAGGTATGGACCACCGAACCGGGATTGCAATTCTATTCGGGAAATTTTCTTGATGGAACACTGACCAATACCCGTAATAATATCAAGTATATCAAACACGGTGCGCTTTGCCTCGAAACACAACATTTTCCCAATAGTCCCAATGTGCCCGGATTTCCCAGTACAATTTTAAAACCCGGCGAGACCTATACCCAAACGACCATTTATAAATTTATTACTGCAAAATGA
- the araA gene encoding L-arabinose isomerase — MSKAFNPLELWFITGSQHLYGEETLKKVAEHSQAMVDFWNKGDQVPVKIVYQPVIKSPEEAYQVCLAANAKENCIGVMSWMHTFSPAKMWINGLKILHKPLLHLHTQFNREIPWGDIDMDFMNLNQSAHGDREFGFMMSRMRKDRKVVVGFWQDQAVLTQIDTWVRAAAGWHDWQGARFVRFGDNMRYVAVTDGDKVEAELKLGYSVNTHGVGDLVAVVNEVTDKEVDELCSVYEKEYKLAEDLRKGGARHASIREAAKIEIGLRRFLVKGGFKGFTTTFEDLHGLTQLPGLAVQRLMKDGYGFAAEGDWKTAALVRAMKFMATGLEGGNSFMEDYTYHFSKGSDQNLVLGAHMLEICPSIAEGTPSLEVHPLGIGGKADPARLVFHAGGGAALNASLVDMGNRFRLLVNEVRAVAPIHGLPKLPVARVLWEPKPDMATGCAAWILAGGAHHTCFSQNLTASHLEDLALISGVEFLLIDQATTIRQLRNELRWNEFAF; from the coding sequence ATGAGTAAAGCATTCAACCCGCTCGAGCTCTGGTTCATCACCGGTAGCCAGCATTTATATGGTGAAGAGACATTGAAGAAAGTAGCGGAACATTCGCAGGCCATGGTAGATTTCTGGAATAAAGGCGACCAGGTTCCTGTGAAGATCGTGTATCAACCGGTGATCAAATCACCCGAGGAAGCCTATCAGGTATGCCTTGCGGCCAATGCCAAAGAGAATTGTATCGGGGTAATGAGCTGGATGCATACTTTTTCTCCTGCCAAAATGTGGATCAATGGATTAAAGATCCTTCACAAACCCTTATTGCATTTGCATACCCAGTTCAACCGCGAAATACCCTGGGGCGATATTGATATGGACTTTATGAACCTGAACCAGTCGGCACATGGCGATCGAGAGTTTGGGTTCATGATGAGCCGTATGCGCAAAGACCGCAAGGTTGTTGTTGGTTTCTGGCAAGACCAGGCGGTATTGACTCAGATCGATACCTGGGTAAGGGCCGCTGCGGGTTGGCATGACTGGCAGGGCGCGCGGTTTGTTCGCTTTGGTGACAACATGCGCTATGTAGCCGTTACCGATGGAGATAAAGTGGAAGCGGAACTGAAATTGGGTTATTCCGTCAATACCCATGGGGTGGGTGACCTGGTAGCCGTTGTCAATGAAGTGACCGATAAAGAAGTGGATGAACTTTGCAGTGTATATGAAAAGGAATACAAACTTGCCGAAGACCTGAGAAAAGGCGGGGCGCGTCATGCTTCCATTCGCGAAGCGGCAAAGATCGAGATCGGTCTCCGTCGTTTTTTGGTAAAGGGAGGGTTCAAAGGGTTCACCACTACGTTTGAAGACTTACACGGGCTCACTCAACTGCCCGGTCTGGCCGTTCAACGCCTGATGAAAGATGGTTATGGCTTTGCAGCCGAAGGTGACTGGAAAACCGCGGCCCTGGTGCGCGCGATGAAATTCATGGCCACCGGACTCGAAGGCGGTAATTCTTTCATGGAAGATTATACCTATCATTTTTCCAAAGGCTCCGATCAAAATCTGGTCTTAGGCGCACATATGCTGGAGATATGTCCCTCCATTGCCGAAGGAACCCCATCCCTTGAAGTACATCCGCTGGGTATTGGTGGAAAAGCCGATCCCGCCCGTTTGGTATTTCATGCCGGTGGAGGTGCCGCACTCAATGCCTCTCTCGTGGATATGGGCAACCGGTTTCGGTTACTCGTCAATGAAGTAAGGGCGGTAGCACCCATTCATGGCTTACCCAAATTACCCGTAGCCCGCGTGTTGTGGGAACCCAAACCCGATATGGCCACGGGTTGTGCCGCCTGGATACTCGCAGGCGGGGCACACCATACCTGTTTTAGTCAAAATCTCACCGCCTCCCACCTCGAAGACCTCGCCCTCATCAGTGGCGTGGAATTCCTGCTGATCGACCAGGCAACAACGATCAGGCAGTTGAGGAATGAGTTGAGGTGGAATGAGTTTGCTTTTTAA
- a CDS encoding DUF86 domain-containing protein has translation MPEPIILERLEMIVEHVNVINERMVSIGVAQDFVSSPDGQILYDSILTRLQSIGENMKKIEKLAPGFIEEQLKLDGTKIIRFRDILSHHYELMDQDIIYNICKTNIPELDAAIANYFSKK, from the coding sequence ATGCCTGAGCCTATAATTTTAGAGCGCTTGGAAATGATTGTGGAGCATGTTAATGTTATCAATGAAAGAATGGTGTCTATAGGTGTTGCCCAGGACTTTGTAAGTTCCCCCGATGGACAGATTTTGTACGATTCCATTCTTACAAGGCTCCAATCCATTGGAGAGAATATGAAAAAAATTGAAAAATTAGCTCCAGGGTTCATTGAAGAGCAATTGAAACTGGATGGGACAAAAATCATTCGATTTAGAGATATACTTTCCCACCATTATGAATTAATGGATCAAGATATCATCTATAATATTTGTAAAACAAATATTCCCGAATTAGATGCAGCAATAGCGAACTACTTTTCAAAAAAGTAA
- a CDS encoding nucleotidyltransferase domain-containing protein, with product MLTKEEIIIVLRNNKSDFKDLGVISIGLFGSYAKGNQVADSDVDVLVELAEPNWNSLCTIWNNLERQLHKKVDLVRKGPHLRKSFLHSIEKEIIYA from the coding sequence ATGTTAACTAAGGAAGAAATCATTATTGTATTAAGGAATAACAAGTCAGATTTTAAGGATCTGGGGGTTATAAGCATTGGCCTTTTTGGAAGTTATGCAAAAGGTAATCAAGTCGCAGATAGTGATGTGGATGTACTGGTTGAATTAGCTGAACCAAATTGGAATTCACTTTGTACCATATGGAACAACCTCGAAAGGCAATTACATAAAAAAGTTGATTTAGTAAGGAAGGGACCTCATTTGAGAAAAAGTTTTCTTCATTCAATTGAAAAGGAAATCATTTATGCCTGA